In Oryza sativa Japonica Group chromosome 11, ASM3414082v1, the following are encoded in one genomic region:
- the LOC136353974 gene encoding uncharacterized protein, producing MPNLVVKDCQGKSGGLAVFWKKEINLRLRTVSRLFMDVDVMEDDGFWWRFTGVYGEPRSDKKDLTWKALRTLNATKGELWLCVGDFNEVLFSWEKERGHAKAQSCMDRFRQTLDCCSLSNLGFTGDPFTWRNNWCVRDGYIRERLDRAVADSDWCCRFPSFRVRKGDPRHSDHHPVIVTTSNEVIWNGGRSKPGFRFEAGWAREEHCAPIVENAWKLSVGPRGGKVMDAIREVAANLWDWSKNFLGDLEKRIKKAKQALEAHRRSPISSSTASREAVLKYRLDKLEEQRELYWRQRANQHWLEKGDRNTKFFHECASERKKRNKIKKLRRDDGEVITDEAGSLSLISEFYKQLFTAGVPLNLDELLQNVPKRVTSTMNDELMKGVTTEEIKKALDSIGDLKAPPGSDVPRDVIRTRDKQDSLKHAPKVNKFVDFFY from the exons ATGCCGAATCTGGTGGTGAAGGATTGCCAGGGGAAGAGTGGTGGTTTGGCAGTCTTTtggaaaaaggaaataaatttgCGGCTACGAACAGTGTCTCGACTGTTCATGGATGTGGATGTGATGGAAGATGATGGTTTCTGGTGGAGGTTTACGGGGGTGTATGGTGAACCGAGGTCAGACAAAAAGGATCTCACGTGGAAAGCTCTCCGGACGCTAAATGCAACGAAAGGGGAGCTGTGGTTGTGTGTGGGTGATTTCAATGAAGTCCTTTTCAGTTGGGAGAAGGAAAGAGGTCACGCTAAGGCCCAGAGTTGCATGGATCGTTTCCGTCAGACGCTGGATTGCTGTAGCTTGTCGAACCTGGGATTCACGGGTGATCCTTTCACCTGGAGGAATAATTGGTGTGTTCGGGATGGTTACATTCGGGAACGGCTGGATAGGGCGGTGGCCGATTCTGATTGGTGTTGTCGTTTTCCTAGTTTCCGAGTTAGGAAGGGTGATCCAAGGCACTCTGACCATCACCCAGTCATTGTGACAACATCTAATGAAGTTATATGGAATGGCGGCAGATCAAAACCTGGGTTCCGGTTTGAGGCAGGATGGGCGAGGGAGGAACACTGCGCTCCCATAGTTGAGAATGCATGGAAGTTGTCAGTGGGCCCTAGAGGGGGCAAGGTTATGGACGCTATCAGGGAAGTGGCTGCTAATTTGTGGGATTGGAGCAAAAATTTCCTGGGGGACCTAGAGAAACGCATCAAGAAGGCTAAACAGGCTCTAGAAGCCCACAGACGTTCTCCAATCAGTAGCAGTACGGCTTCGCGGGAAGCGGTGTTGAAATACAGGCTGGATAAATTGGAGGAACAGAGGGAATTATATTGGCGGCAGAGAGCCAACCAACATTGGTTGGAAAAGGGTGATAGAAATAcaaaattttttcatgaatgtGCTTctgagagaaagaaaagaaataaaattaagaaGTTAAGGAGGGATGATGGGGAGGTGATCACAGATGAGGCGGGTTCTCTGTCTCTGATCTCGGAGTTCTATAAACAACTGTTTACTGCCGGGGTGCCGTTGAACTTAGATGAGCTTCTCCAGAATGTGCCAAAGAGAGTAACGTCTACTATGAATGATGAACTGATGAAAGGGGTGACGACGGAGGAAATAAAGAAAGCTCTGGACAGTATTGGGGACCTGAAAGCTCCTCCTGGTTCAGACG TTCCAAGAGATGTCATCAGGACGCGGGATAAGCAGGACTCCCTGAAGCATGCTCCCAAGGTGAACAAGTTCGTGGATTTCTTCTACTGA